The nucleotide window GACGAGGAGCTTGTCGGCCACCGGGTCGAGCAGGGTACCGAGGCGCGTAACCTGGTTGCGACGCCGCGCCACCCATCCATCGAGCCAGTCGGTCAGCGAGGCCGCAAAGAAGATGAGGGCGGCGATCAACACGTGCACCCGCGACGACGAGATCAGGAAAAGGATGACGAAGGGGACGAGGACGATGCGGACGAGGGTGAGCGCGATGGCGAGATTCATCTGGTGGCATCCGGGCGCAGCCGGCGGCCCGTCCGAGTATCGACCCCCGCCTCCGCGCAAGTCAAGGTCGCCCCATCGGGCGCAATCATCCCGCCGACCAGGATCGGCACCACGTTCGCTGCGTCGATCACGAGGCAGGCATCCAGATCGGCCGCGCGGGCTTGCGCGGCCAGGGTCCTCGCCCAGGTCGAGTCGGCGCGCAGCCGGTCGAGGCGCGTGCCGTAGAGGTGTCCCAGGGCCTGGGCGGCCCGCGCCTCGCCGCTCGGCTCCGTGCCCTGCCCCGCCCGGCAGAGGCGCTCCACGAGCAGGCCCGCGCACACCGCGTCCTCGAGAGAGAATCCGCCTTTCTCTCCCGCGCAGAGCACGGTGACGTCCTGTCCGCGACGCGCGGCCCACGCCGCGGCGGCCGAGACATTGGTCAAGGCGGCCACGGCCACGGCGGCGGCCTCGCGCGCTTTGAGCATGGCCGCCGTCCCATTCGTGGTGGTGAGGACGAGGGTGCGTCCGCCTACGCGCGCGGGCGTGCACTCGAGCGGAGAGTTTCCGAGATCGAAATCCTCGATGGCCTCGCCGTTCCGTTCGCCGGCGAGCAGCCACTCGGGCCGCCGGGTCGCGGCGGCGCGTGCTTCTTCGGGGGTGGCCACCGGGATCACTCCGACGCAGCCGGCCGCGCAGGCCGCAACCACCGTGGTGGTCGCCCTCAGCACGTCGACGACCAGGGCGGTTTGTCCGGCGAGAGCCAGGCGTGGAAACTCCGCGGGGGTCAGGGCCACGTGCACGCGCATCACGAAAGGCGGTGGCCTATCGGCCACCGTCTCGGAGGGCGCGGATCTTGAGGCGAAGGGCATTGAGGTTGATGAATCCCTCGGCGTCCTTCTGCCGGTAGACGCGGTCCGCCTCGAAGGTCACGAAGTCCGTCCGGTAGAGCGAGCGGGGGGAGCGGCGCCCGGCCACCGTCACCGTGCCCTTGTAAAGCTTGAGCCTGACCGTGCCCGTCACATCCTTCTGGATGCCGTCCATGAGGGTCTGGAGGGCCTGGCGCTCCGGGGCGAACCAGAAACCGTAGTAGATGGTCTCGGCATAGCGCGGCACGAGGGAATCGCGCAGGTGCAGCACCTCGCGGTCGAGGGTCAGGGACTCGAGGGCCCGGTGGGCCGCGTGCAGGATGGTTCCCCCCGGCGTCTCGTAGACGCCGCGCGACTTCATCCCGACATACCGGTTCTCCACCAGGTCGACCCGGCCTATCCCGTGCTCGCCGCCCGTTCGATTGAGCGCCTCCAGCAGCGCGGCGGGACCCAGGCGCCGGCCGTCCACGGCGACGGGATTGCCTTCCTCGTAGTCCACCTCGATGTAGACGGGCACGTCGGGCGCGGACTCCGGCGAGTTCGTGAGCAGGAACATCTTGGGCGGCGGCTCCGTCCAGGGATCCTCGAGAATTCCACCCTCGAAGGAGATATGGAAGAGGTTGCGGTCGGTCGAGTACGGCCGCTCCGCGGTCACGGGCACCGGGATATCGTGCTTTCTCGCGAACTCCATGAGGGAGGTGCGGGAGTCGAGCTCCCATTCGCGCCACGGCGCGATGACGGTCAGGTCGGGGGCGAGGGCCGCGTACGTCAGCTCGAAGCGCACCTGATCATTGCCCTTCCCGGTGGCGCCATGGCTCACGCCGTCGGCCCCTTCTTCGCGCGCGATCTCCACCTGGGCCTTGGCGATGAGCGGCCGCGCGATGGAAGTGCCGAGGAGGTAGGCGCCCTCGTACACGGCATTGGCGCGCAGCATGGGAAAGACGAAATCCCTCACGAACTCCTCGCGGAGGTCCCGGATGTGCACGGCAGACGCCCCCGTGCGGAGGGCCTTGTCGCGGACGGGAATCAGCTCTTCTCCCTGGCCCAGATCGGCGCAGAAGGCGATCACGTCGCACTTGTAGGTCTCGATGAGCCAGCGGAGGATGACGGAGGTATCGAGCCCCCCGGAATAGGCGAGGACGACTTTCTTGACGGACTTGCTCATGCCGGGCCCGAGAGGTGCAAGACGATGCCCTTCTGGATATGCAGCCGGTTCTCGGCCTGGTCGAGCACGATGCTCCGCGGTCCGTCCAGGACGGCGTCCGTGACCTCCTCGCCCCGGTGGGCGGGCAGGCAGTGCATGACGAGGGCCTGGGGAGAGGCGAAGCCAAGCAGCGTGTCATTGACCTGGTAGCGCTGGAATGCCTCGAGCCGCTTCTCGCGCTCGGCCTCCTGCCCCATGCTGATCCAGACGTCGGTATAGAGCACGTGGGCGCCCTCGGCCGCTTCGCGCGCGTCCGTGGTGACGCGCACCTCCCCCCCCAGAGCGCGGCAAGCCTCGAGCACCGCGGGGGTGGGCTCATAGCCCGGCGGACAGGCCGCCCGCACCCTGACCCCGGTCAGGGCCGAAAGGAAGAGCAGTGAGTTCAGGACATTGTTCCCGTCACCGATCCAGGCCAGCTCCAGCCCCTTGAGCTCGATCCCGCGCTCCCAGAGCGTGAAGAGATCGGCCATGGCCTGGCACGGATGCTCGAAGTCGGAGAGGGCGTTGATGACGGGCACCGTCGCGCAGCGCGCCAGCTCCTCGAGCGTCTGGTGGGCGAAGACCCGCGCCGCGATGCCGTCGACCCAGCGCGAGAGATTGCGAGCGATGTCGGGCACGGACTCGCGCTTACCCATGCCGATCTCCTGGGCGGAGAGATAGACGGCGGCCCCGCCCAGCTGGACCATGGCGACCTCGAAGGTGACCCGCGTGCGCAGGGAAGGCTTCTCGAAGATGAGGGCGAGCGTGCGGCCGGCCAGCGGCGTCACGCGCTCCCCCGACTTGACCTTGGCCTTGAGCTCGGCCGTCAGCTTGAAGATGTCGAGGACATGCTTCCGGTCGAGGTCGCGGACGGAGAGAAAATGATTCACGGCGCCGTCGCTTTGAGCGCGGTGTCGATGATGTCGCAGGCCTGCCCGATCTCCTTGTCGCTGACGATGAGGGCGGGGGCCAGGCGGAGCGTATTGTCACCCGCCGTCAGGGCGAGCAACCCGCGCTCGCGGCAGGCCGCCACCACGTCGCCCACCGGCGGTACCACGTCGAGGCCCACGAGCAGGCCGCGCCCGCGGAGGTCCTTCACGGCCTTGGGGTGCTTGGCCCGCAAGGCCTCGAGTCCCTTGAGGAGGATCTTGCCCATCTGCGCGGCGCGCTCCGCCAGCCTGTCCTCCACGAGCGTGCTGAAGACCGTCACCCCGACCGCGGTGGCGAGCGGGTTGCCGCCGAAGGTCGAGCCATGGCTGCCCGGCGTGAAGACGCTGGCCACGGCCTCGGTGGCGAGGGTCGCGCCGATGGGCACGCCATTGGCGAGGGCCTTGGCCAGGGTCATGATATCCGGCGCCACCCCTGAGTGCTCATAGGCCCAGAGCTTGCCCGTGCGGCCCATGCCCGTCTGGATCTCGTCGAGGATGAGGAGGATACCCGCCTCGTCGCAGAGCTTGCGAAGCCCGGGCAGGTAGCCGTCGTCGGGCACGATGACGCCGCCCTCGCCCTGGATGGGCTCGACGAGCACGGCGGCCGTCCGGCTATCGATGGCGCGCTCGAGGGCCTTGAGGTCATTGTAGGCGACGTACTTGAAGCCGGCGGGCAGCGGCTCGAAGCCGTGGTGATACTTCTCCTGCGCCGTGGCCGTCACCGTGGCCAGGGTCCGGCCGTGGAAGCCGCCATGCATGCTGATGATGTCGCCGCGGTCGCTCGACCCGTGCTGCTTGGCCCATTTCCGGGCGAGCTTGATGGCCGTCTCGTTGGCCTCGGCGCCCGAGTTCGAGAAGAAGACCCGGTCGGCGAAGGAATGGTCGCAGAGAAGGGCCGCGAGCTGCGCCTGCTGGGGGATGTGGAAGATGTTCGAGACGTGCACGAGGGTGGCCGCCTGCTCCCGCAGCGTCCCCACGACCTTCGGGTGACAATGGCCGAGCGCCGTGACGGCGATGCCGCCCGTGAAGTCGAGGTACTCCTTGCCGTCGGAGTCCCAGACGCGCACCCCCTCGCCTCGCACCAGGGCGACGGGCTGCCGCTTGGTGAAGGTCATGAGCCGCGCATCCGACAGCTCGATCATCCGCTTCGTGTCCACCTGGTCTCTCCTTGCGTGCTTCTGTTAGAGGACGATCTCCGTCCCGATTCCCTCTTTGGTCAGCACTTCGAGCAAGATGGCGTGGGGGACGCGACCATCGATGATGTGCGCCTTCTGGGCCCCTCCCGCCAGCGCCCGGAGCGCGGACTCGACCTTGGGCAGCATGCCTCCCTCTATCACGTGGCTCTTGATGAGCCGCTCCGCTTCCCGCTTGACCAGCGTGGAGATGTGCTTGCCGTCATCGCCCGTGATGCCCTGCACGTCGGTCAGGTGGATGAGCTTTTCCGCCAGGAGCGCGGCGGCCACGTCGCCCGCCACGAGGTCTGCGTTGATATTGTACGTCTCGCCCGCCGAGCCTACTCCCACGGGCGCGATCACGGGAATGAAGCCGCCCGCCTCGAGCACCCGGATGGGCTCCGGATCGACGCTCTCGACCTCGCCGACCAGCCCGATGTCCGCCAGGGTACCGTCGGCCTGACGGTGCATGCGCTTGCGCGCGCGGATCATCGAGCCGTCCTTGCCGCTGAGCCCCACCGCGCGGCCCCCGTGGAGGTTGATGAGGCCGACGATCTCCTTGTTGATCTTGCCCACCAGCACCATCTCGACGATCTCGACCGTCTCGAGGTCGGTGACCCGCATGCCCCCCACGAACTCCGGCTCCTTGCCCAGGCGCTTCATGAGGGCCCCGATCTGCGGGCCGCCGCCGTGGACGATGACCGGTCGCATGCCGACCAGCTTCAGGAGCAGCACGTCGCGGGCGAACTGCTCCTTGAGGTCGGCCTGGTCCATGGCCGCCCCGCCATACTTGATGACGAGGGTCTTGCCCTGGAAGGCGCGGATATAGGGCAGCGCCTCGAGCAGCACCTCCGCCCGCTGGATCATGGCCTTCGTGTCCGTGGCCACCCTGTCGTCCTCTTTAAAGGATGTAGCGCGAGAGGTCCTCGTCCTTGAGGACGGGGGCCAGGTGGGCGCGCACGTAGTGCGCGTCGATGGTGACCTCCTGGCCTCGCATGTCCGGCGCGGCGAACGAGACCTCCTCGAGCAGCTTCTCCATCACCGTGTAGAGCCTCCGCGCCCCGATATTCTCGGCGCGCTGGTTGACGATGGAGGCGATCTCCGCCACCTCCTCGACGGCGTCCTGCCCGAAGGTGAGGGTCACGCCCTCGGTCTTCAGCAGCTCCACGTACTGCTTGATGAGGGCATTCTGCGGCTCGCCAAGGATGCGGACAAAATCCTCGCGCGTCAAGGGCTCGAGCTCGACGCGGATGGGGAACCGGCCCTGCAGCTCCGGGATGAGATCCGAGGGCTTGGAGACGTGGAAGGCGCCGGCGGCGATGAACAGGATATGGTCGGTCCGGACCATCCCGTACTTGGTCGTCACCGTCGAGCCCTCGACGATGGGCAGGAGGTCCCGCTGGACACCTTCCCGGGACACGTCCGGACCGTGCATCCCTTCCCGGCCCGCGATCTTGTCGAGCTCGTCGAGGAAGACGATGCCGGAATCCTCCACCCGGCGAATGGCCTGGCTCACCGCCTCGTCCACGTCCACGAGCTTCTGGGCTTCCTCCTGGGCGAGGAGCCGCCGCGCCTCGCCGACCTTGACCCGCCGGCGGCGGGTCTTGCCGGGCATGAGATTGGCCAGCATGTCCTTGATGTTCATGCCGACCTCCTCCATGCCCTGCCCGGAGAAGATCTCGAACATGGGCCCGGCCTGGACCTGGACGTCGAGCTCGATCATGCGCTCGTCGAGCTTGCCCGCCTTGAGCTGGGCGCGCAGCTTGTCCCGGGTGGCGTCTCTGGAGGCATCGGGCGAGATCTCTTCCAGGGTGCCGCTCGAGAAGGCCTCGCCGGGCCGGCGCGGGAGCAGGAGATCGAGCACGCGCTCCTCGGCCAGGACCTCGGCCCGCTCCCGCACCGCCCCCGCCATCTCGGCCTTGACCATGTTCACGGAGAGCTCGGTCAGGTCCCTGATCATGGACTCGACGTCGCGGCCGACATAGCCGACTTCCGTGTACTTGGACGCCTCGACCTTGATGAAGGGCGCCTGGGAGAGCTTGGCGAGCCGGCGCGCGATCTCCGTCTTCCCCACCCCCGTGGGCCCGATCATGATGATGTTCTTGGGCGCCACCTCGTCGCGGAGCTCCGCGGGCAGGTTCTGGCGCCGCCAGCGGTTTCGGAGCGCGATGGCCACGGCCTTCTTCGCTGCGTGCTGGCCCACGATATAGCGGTCCAGCTCCGCCACGATCTGCACCGGAGTCAGCGCCGACGATGTATTCAAGTCTCCCTACCCTCTACAACGTCTCTACGACAATGTGATCGTTGGTGTACACGCAGATGCCGGCGGCGATGCGGAGCGCCTGCTCGGCGATCTGCTCCGCGGCCAGATCCGAGTGGGCGCAGAGCGCGCGCGCCGCCGCCAAAGCATAGGGCCCGCCCGACCCTATTCCGATGAGGCCGTCGTCGGGCTCGATCACGTCGCCGGTGCCGGAGACGATGAAGGAGACCTCGGCATCCGCCACGGCAATGAGGGCCTCGAGCCGGCGCAGGACGCGGTCCATCCGCCAGTCCTTGGCGAGCTCGACGGCGGCGCGCGACAGATTGCCGCGATGCTCTTCGAGCTTGGCCTCGAACTTCGAGAAGAGCGTGAAGGCATCCGCGGCGGCGCCCGCGAAGCCCGCGAGCACCCGCCCGTGATAGACCTTCCTCACCTTGCGAGCGCCCGCCTTCACGATCGTCTGCCCTATCGAGACCTGGCCGTCGCCGGCCAGGGCGACCCGGCCCTTGTGGCGCACGCAGGCCACCGTGGTCGCGTGAAAGGTATCGTTCATGGAGGTCATGGCCCTAGTTCGCCCGGGGGTGCGAAGCGTCGTAGACCTTCATGAGGTGCTCCGGGCTCACGTGGGTATAGCGCTGCGTGGTGCTGAGCCGGCTATGGCCGAGAAGCTCCTGGATGAGGCGGAGGTCGGCACCCTCGCCCAGCATATGCGTGGCGAAACTATGTCGGAGCGTGTGCGGGGTGACCCGCCGATCTATGCCCGCGGCGCGCGCCCGGCCCTTGACGATGCGCTGAACGCTTCGAGTGGTCAGTCGCCCCCCGCGAGAATTGGTGAAGAGTGGACCCCTCGCCTCGCCCCGTACCGCGAGCCACGCATCCACGGCCTGCAAGGCGGCGTCCCCCGCGGGCACCACGCGCTCCTTGCCGCCTTTGCCCATGACCCGCACGGTGCCCTGCCGCCGGTCGACGTCGTCCCGATCGAGGCCGCAGCACTCGGCCACCCGGAGCCCCGAGGCATAGAGCAGCTCGAGGAGGGCGCGGTCGCGCAAGCCCGCCGCGGAGCGCTCGGGCGGCAGGTCGAGAAGATCCTTGGATTCGTCCTTGGGAAGAAAGGAGGGCAGGCGCTTGGGCAGCTTCGGGCTCCGCACCTGCCGCGCGGGGTTGAGCTCCACCGCGCCGCGCCGGGCCAGGAACTTGAAGCAGCTCCGCACCGTAGCAAGCTTCCGCGCGATCGAGCTCTTGGCGAGCTTGCGGTCGTGCAGCCAGGCCAGCCACGCGCGGATGGCCCGGGAGTCGGCGCGCGCCAGCTCCCTCACCCCCTGGCGGGCCAGGAAGGTCCGGAGCTCCGCGAGATCGGTGGCGTAGCCGCGCAGGGTATGCGGCGAGGCCCCTCGCTCGTGATCGAGATAGTCCAGGAACTGGGCGACAGAGTCCGGCATGCCGGACCTCTCAGGCGACCGAGGGGACGACCTCGGCGCGGTAGCCGCATTCGCCGCGAATGCAGGTGCGCGTGCGCTTGCCCCCCTTGGCCACGCGCTCCGTGAGGAAAGGGGCGCCGCACGTCGGGCACGGCTCGAGGATGGGACGCGCCCAGGCCACGAATTTGCAGTCGGGGTACTTGTTGCAGGCGTAGAACGTCTTGCCCCTCCGGCTCCGGCGCTCGACGAGCTGGCCGTCACAGCCGGCTTCCGCGCACGCGATGCCGAGGGTGACGGGCTTGGTCGTCTTGCACTCCGGATAGCCCGAGCAGGCGATGAACTTCCCGAAGCGGCCGTGCTTGATCACCATGGGCTTGCCGCAGGTCGGGCAGCTCTCTTCCGTGGGCTCGTCGGCGGGCTTCTCCCGCCCGCCCAGGTCCTTGGTGTACTTGCAATCGGGATAGGCGGAGCACGCGAGGAACTTGCCGAAGCGTCCCCACTTTTCCACCAGAGGCTTGCCGCAATCCGGACAGGGCTGCCCCGTGTCGACGCCGCCCTTGAAGTTGTCCATGTCCTTGCCGGCGCGCTTGAGGTCCTTCACGAACTGCTTGTGGAAAGACTCCACCGTCTTGACCCAGTCCGCGTCACCGTCCTCGATCTTGTCCAGCGACTCCTCGAGCTGGGCCGTGAACTCGACGTCCATGATCTCGGGAAAGTACGGGACGAGCATGTCGTTGACCTGCATGCCGAGCTCGGTGGGG belongs to Candidatus Methylomirabilota bacterium and includes:
- a CDS encoding aspartate aminotransferase family protein — its product is MDTKRMIELSDARLMTFTKRQPVALVRGEGVRVWDSDGKEYLDFTGGIAVTALGHCHPKVVGTLREQAATLVHVSNIFHIPQQAQLAALLCDHSFADRVFFSNSGAEANETAIKLARKWAKQHGSSDRGDIISMHGGFHGRTLATVTATAQEKYHHGFEPLPAGFKYVAYNDLKALERAIDSRTAAVLVEPIQGEGGVIVPDDGYLPGLRKLCDEAGILLILDEIQTGMGRTGKLWAYEHSGVAPDIMTLAKALANGVPIGATLATEAVASVFTPGSHGSTFGGNPLATAVGVTVFSTLVEDRLAERAAQMGKILLKGLEALRAKHPKAVKDLRGRGLLVGLDVVPPVGDVVAACRERGLLALTAGDNTLRLAPALIVSDKEIGQACDIIDTALKATAP
- the hslU gene encoding ATP-dependent protease ATPase subunit HslU yields the protein MNTSSALTPVQIVAELDRYIVGQHAAKKAVAIALRNRWRRQNLPAELRDEVAPKNIIMIGPTGVGKTEIARRLAKLSQAPFIKVEASKYTEVGYVGRDVESMIRDLTELSVNMVKAEMAGAVRERAEVLAEERVLDLLLPRRPGEAFSSGTLEEISPDASRDATRDKLRAQLKAGKLDERMIELDVQVQAGPMFEIFSGQGMEEVGMNIKDMLANLMPGKTRRRRVKVGEARRLLAQEEAQKLVDVDEAVSQAIRRVEDSGIVFLDELDKIAGREGMHGPDVSREGVQRDLLPIVEGSTVTTKYGMVRTDHILFIAAGAFHVSKPSDLIPELQGRFPIRVELEPLTREDFVRILGEPQNALIKQYVELLKTEGVTLTFGQDAVEEVAEIASIVNQRAENIGARRLYTVMEKLLEEVSFAAPDMRGQEVTIDAHYVRAHLAPVLKDEDLSRYIL
- the hslV gene encoding ATP-dependent protease subunit HslV, which encodes MNDTFHATTVACVRHKGRVALAGDGQVSIGQTIVKAGARKVRKVYHGRVLAGFAGAAADAFTLFSKFEAKLEEHRGNLSRAAVELAKDWRMDRVLRRLEALIAVADAEVSFIVSGTGDVIEPDDGLIGIGSGGPYALAAARALCAHSDLAAEQIAEQALRIAAGICVYTNDHIVVETL
- the xerC gene encoding tyrosine recombinase XerC, with the protein product MPDSVAQFLDYLDHERGASPHTLRGYATDLAELRTFLARQGVRELARADSRAIRAWLAWLHDRKLAKSSIARKLATVRSCFKFLARRGAVELNPARQVRSPKLPKRLPSFLPKDESKDLLDLPPERSAAGLRDRALLELLYASGLRVAECCGLDRDDVDRRQGTVRVMGKGGKERVVPAGDAALQAVDAWLAVRGEARGPLFTNSRGGRLTTRSVQRIVKGRARAAGIDRRVTPHTLRHSFATHMLGEGADLRLIQELLGHSRLSTTQRYTHVSPEHLMKVYDASHPRAN
- the argF gene encoding ornithine carbamoyltransferase, with product MNHFLSVRDLDRKHVLDIFKLTAELKAKVKSGERVTPLAGRTLALIFEKPSLRTRVTFEVAMVQLGGAAVYLSAQEIGMGKRESVPDIARNLSRWVDGIAARVFAHQTLEELARCATVPVINALSDFEHPCQAMADLFTLWERGIELKGLELAWIGDGNNVLNSLLFLSALTGVRVRAACPPGYEPTPAVLEACRALGGEVRVTTDAREAAEGAHVLYTDVWISMGQEAEREKRLEAFQRYQVNDTLLGFASPQALVMHCLPAHRGEEVTDAVLDGPRSIVLDQAENRLHIQKGIVLHLSGPA
- a CDS encoding argininosuccinate synthase, with the translated sequence MSKSVKKVVLAYSGGLDTSVILRWLIETYKCDVIAFCADLGQGEELIPVRDKALRTGASAVHIRDLREEFVRDFVFPMLRANAVYEGAYLLGTSIARPLIAKAQVEIAREEGADGVSHGATGKGNDQVRFELTYAALAPDLTVIAPWREWELDSRTSLMEFARKHDIPVPVTAERPYSTDRNLFHISFEGGILEDPWTEPPPKMFLLTNSPESAPDVPVYIEVDYEEGNPVAVDGRRLGPAALLEALNRTGGEHGIGRVDLVENRYVGMKSRGVYETPGGTILHAAHRALESLTLDREVLHLRDSLVPRYAETIYYGFWFAPERQALQTLMDGIQKDVTGTVRLKLYKGTVTVAGRRSPRSLYRTDFVTFEADRVYRQKDAEGFINLNALRLKIRALRDGGR
- a CDS encoding 2-phosphosulfolactate phosphatase — its product is MADRPPPFVMRVHVALTPAEFPRLALAGQTALVVDVLRATTTVVAACAAGCVGVIPVATPEEARAAATRRPEWLLAGERNGEAIEDFDLGNSPLECTPARVGGRTLVLTTTNGTAAMLKAREAAAVAVAALTNVSAAAAWAARRGQDVTVLCAGEKGGFSLEDAVCAGLLVERLCRAGQGTEPSGEARAAQALGHLYGTRLDRLRADSTWARTLAAQARAADLDACLVIDAANVVPILVGGMIAPDGATLTCAEAGVDTRTGRRLRPDATR
- the argB gene encoding acetylglutamate kinase, which translates into the protein MIQRAEVLLEALPYIRAFQGKTLVIKYGGAAMDQADLKEQFARDVLLLKLVGMRPVIVHGGGPQIGALMKRLGKEPEFVGGMRVTDLETVEIVEMVLVGKINKEIVGLINLHGGRAVGLSGKDGSMIRARKRMHRQADGTLADIGLVGEVESVDPEPIRVLEAGGFIPVIAPVGVGSAGETYNINADLVAGDVAAALLAEKLIHLTDVQGITGDDGKHISTLVKREAERLIKSHVIEGGMLPKVESALRALAGGAQKAHIIDGRVPHAILLEVLTKEGIGTEIVL